ACCGTGCGCAGCGCAGCGAAGCAAGCCGGGAAAACGGTAGGAAAAAATGTGGGAAAAGCAATAAAAACAGTTGAGGAATTGGTCCAACAAGCCCAGGAATATGGCAAATCCCTACTTGGCTAACAAGCACTGGGTTTCAAAGATGTCCTTGCCATACACTTTAACCGACCTGTCATCCTGAGACCATGGCGAAGGATCTGTGCCCAGGTTGACGATGCGACGGCACCGCGAGATTCTTCGTTTCACTCAGGATGACAAGGGCTCCCTGGACGTTCTCTAACTGTTCCTCGCTCATGATGCACCCGGCCGTGTCCGAACATGCCCATCGTCGTTCCTTGAACCCTTGGATGAGTGATTGAGACAGCTTGTCATGCTGAGCCCACGGCGAAGAATCTGTGCCCAGGCGGAAAATAATCCGGCTCAGCGAGATCCTTCTGTGGACCCGGCCCTGAGCTTTGCCGAATGGGTCAGGATGACAAGAGCCTCATTAATCCGTGGGACTAAGAGAAAAACGGGTGCGACCCAATTACTGCGAACAGCGGTCTTTAAAGGTCAGTTCCGCAATACCGGATTTATCCAATTCCCCTTTCCCCAGCTTCACCAATCGTTGATATTGTTCCAACGTCGATTTGGCCAGAGGCAAAGTGAGGCCCACGGATTCCGCGAGCGCATAGGCAATGCCGGAATCCTTGGCGGCATGGGCTACAGAAAAATAGCATTCGTGATCGCGTTGTTGCATATCGGCTCCGTCGGTTTCCAGAACCCGTGATGCCGCTCCGGTCTGACTGAACACTTCCCGCAACATCGTCAGATCCAGCCCAAGCGCGTCTCCAAGGCCTAACCCCTCCGCCAAACCGGCGGTGTTGATATTCATCACCATATTGACCAAGGCCTTGACCTTTGCGGCTTGACCGGCGGGGCCAATAAGACGTAACTGAGCACTTAAGGTGGTTAAAACCGGCTTGGCTCGTTCAAAGACTTCAGGCTTTCCTCCACACATCAGGTATAACGTGCCTTCACGCGCTTGAGGAATGCTGCTGGCCATACAGGCCTCCAGACAATACCCCCCTCGTGCTTCCACATGTTGTTCGATTTCCATGTGAACGTGAGGGGAGAGTGTCGCACAATTCACAAACAATCGATCCTCGGCATTTTTCAAAAGACTGTTCGGATGACCATCTGAAAAAATCTCCTGCATCGCCCCGTCATCCGTCACCACCGTAAAAATCGTACTCGATAAGGCGGCCACCTCACCAGGAGTGGACACGGCCTCACAGCCTAATTCTTTGGCTAGACTGTTCGCTCTTTGGCTGTCCACATCGAAAACCGCAGTCACCGGATACCCCACATCCCGAAGCCGGCGAGCCATATTGGCCCCCATCCGCCCGACCCCCACAATCCCGATCCGTTCCATTGACGGTTTCATATCCTCCCCTTTTTAAACAAATTGAACCCGAAAAAAAAGGCTTGCTGGTTCACTCCATACATCTACCAAACATGGACACCGATGTATAGCAGTCAGCCGACACTCTTCTCATGAGAGGTCATCATTTGTTCCAAAACATTTCAGCATGGCCGGGAACTTCTCCGGCCCTTTCATGTCGTCAATCGAGTTGGTCCCCTAAGTTCAGTGGTTCCCGTGGAGTTGACTCCACGGGTCATGGGCCCAATCCCTCAGTAATTTTCACCGCGCCCCTGCCTCCCACCGGAACATGAATGAAGGAGTGGCTTTCCTTCCCAATCAACCAAGCTTGAAAGAGCCGAAAGGGAATACCCACCGTCCCTGACGGGTTATAGGGCCAACAGAACCCGGCAATTCGATGAAACAAATTTGAACCACATTAGACGATAGGGCATGTTGTTGCGAACGAACGTTCACGTACCCCATGTACTATTATTCTCTTGCCATGGAGTCACCAGATGAAAGCCATTGCCGTGATCCCCGGAAAACCCAACTCCATCCATTTACGACAGGTTCCTTCCCCTCGATTGGACCACATTCCCGATCATCGAGGTGTGCTCATTCAGGTGCTTCGAGTCGGGGTGGATGGCACGGACAAGGAGATTAACGCCGCCGAATACGGGCAGGCCCCTCCAGGAGATGATTTTTTGATCACCGGCCATGAATGTTTTGGGCAGGTGCGCGAGGTGGGAAAAGAGGTCACGGAATTTGCCACCGGGGATTATGTGGTCCCGACGGTCAGACGGCCCGGACAAAGTTTTTATGATCAAATCGGTCAATACGATATGACTACGGACGAAGTGTATTTCGAACGAGGGATTAACTTGCGGCATGGGTATCTGACTGAGCACATCGTGGAACATCCCGATTATCTAGTGCGGATTCCGCAAGGCCTCAAACATGTGGGTGTGCTGTTGGAGCCCACCTCCGTTATTGAAAAAGGCATCATCCAAGCATATGAAAGTCAGCGCCGACTCAAAATCTGGAGGCCGCGGCGGGCCGCCGTGTTGGGTGCCGGAACCATCGGGCTCCTGGCCGCGCTCTCCCTCCGCATGCGGGGACTGCAAGTCACCAACATCGGTCGGACTCCGCCGCCCTACCGCAACTCACGACTGCTGGAAGAAATCGGTGTCAGGTATGTCTCCAACCAGGAAATGCCTCTTCCTGACGCGGCCAAACACTTTGGCCCGTTTGACATCATGTTTGAAGCCACCGGCCATGCCCAAATGGTCTTCGAGGCCATGGAGCATCTGGGAAAAAACGGAGTATTGATTCTATCCAGCGTGACGGGAGGGGGACGGACCTTACAAGTGCCTGCCGACATGATTAACCTGGGATTTGTGTTAGGGAATAAAGTGATGGTCGGAACCGTGAATGCCAATCGCGAATATTTTGAAGCGGGGGTCTACGATCTGGCGCGGGCGGAGTTGGAGTATCCTGGCTGGCTGTCCAAGCTCCTGACTCATCCGGTTGACGGATTGGACCGCTATGAGGAGATGATGCGTTTACTGACCGAGGAAAAGGGCGCCATCAAAGTGTTCGTGAATGTTGCCAAGGAATGTTGAAAGTTCCGGTGGATAGCTTCCGACAGTTTGCCGTAGGTAGAACGCATCCATATTGGGTCGTCTGTCTCTACGATCGTTTCTGTCTTCCTTGTGTCACCTGAAAAACGGGGTTTTCCCATAATGGCTCACCATCACCTTCTCAAAGCAAGCCAGTGGAGGACCTAAACGTTTCATGCGTGAATCCTTCAGACATCATTGGCCTGAATACTTGATGGAGGCGGCAGGCCTGGGATTATTCATGATCTCGGCAGCCACGTTCGCCATCCTTTTGGAGCACCCCGCGTCTGCTTTCAGGCAGAGCCTTCCCGACGCGACGGTTCGCCGTTTAATCATGGGAATCGCCATGGGACTCACCGCAATCGGCATTATTTATTCACCCTGGGGGAAACAATCCGGGGCCCATATTAATCCATCGGTCACCTTGACGTTTTTCCGACTGGGGAAAGTTCAATTCTGGGACACGGTCTTCTATATCCTGTTTCAATGTTTTGGCGGGGTGGTAGGCATTTTCCTGGCTTCCTTTGTGGCCGGGAGCTTTCTGTTAGATCCCTCGGTCAATTATGTGGCGACACTCCCTGGACCGGAGGGAGAGAGCCTGGCCTTTTTCG
Above is a window of Candidatus Nitrospira neomarina DNA encoding:
- a CDS encoding MIP/aquaporin family protein; protein product: MRESFRHHWPEYLMEAAGLGLFMISAATFAILLEHPASAFRQSLPDATVRRLIMGIAMGLTAIGIIYSPWGKQSGAHINPSVTLTFFRLGKVQFWDTVFYILFQCFGGVVGIFLASFVAGSFLLDPSVNYVATLPGPEGESLAFFAEMCISFGLMTVVLMSSNHPALSRWTGVFAGMLVATYITVEAPFSGMSMNPARSLASAFPAQLWTGFWIYLTAPVLGMLLAAEAYLRVAGIHKVWCAKLHHHNSKRCIFRCGYHEAPASKTPSFHTSG
- a CDS encoding glucose 1-dehydrogenase produces the protein MKAIAVIPGKPNSIHLRQVPSPRLDHIPDHRGVLIQVLRVGVDGTDKEINAAEYGQAPPGDDFLITGHECFGQVREVGKEVTEFATGDYVVPTVRRPGQSFYDQIGQYDMTTDEVYFERGINLRHGYLTEHIVEHPDYLVRIPQGLKHVGVLLEPTSVIEKGIIQAYESQRRLKIWRPRRAAVLGAGTIGLLAALSLRMRGLQVTNIGRTPPPYRNSRLLEEIGVRYVSNQEMPLPDAAKHFGPFDIMFEATGHAQMVFEAMEHLGKNGVLILSSVTGGGRTLQVPADMINLGFVLGNKVMVGTVNANREYFEAGVYDLARAELEYPGWLSKLLTHPVDGLDRYEEMMRLLTEEKGAIKVFVNVAKEC
- a CDS encoding NAD(P)-dependent oxidoreductase, producing the protein MKPSMERIGIVGVGRMGANMARRLRDVGYPVTAVFDVDSQRANSLAKELGCEAVSTPGEVAALSSTIFTVVTDDGAMQEIFSDGHPNSLLKNAEDRLFVNCATLSPHVHMEIEQHVEARGGYCLEACMASSIPQAREGTLYLMCGGKPEVFERAKPVLTTLSAQLRLIGPAGQAAKVKALVNMVMNINTAGLAEGLGLGDALGLDLTMLREVFSQTGAASRVLETDGADMQQRDHECYFSVAHAAKDSGIAYALAESVGLTLPLAKSTLEQYQRLVKLGKGELDKSGIAELTFKDRCSQ